One part of the archaeon CG10_big_fil_rev_8_21_14_0_10_43_11 genome encodes these proteins:
- a CDS encoding RNA-guided pseudouridylation complex pseudouridine synthase subunit Cbf5, producing the protein MILKQNAVAGTYGVDPATRSVKERFVSGIIILDKPRGPRSQQAMDFLKRVLHVKKAGYSGTLDPNVTGVLPVGLNNATRVLQFLLLAPKEYVCVMRLHADVPEARVREVMNDFLGTITQRVPKRSAVKRQVRERSVHTVDLIEIKGRAVLFKTNVQSGTYIRMLCHDIGEKLGCGANMAELRRTRVADLTEEYAVTLDQLRFAYDAWQAGNDEYLAKVIHPIEVATTHLKKMVIIDSAVASVAHGAALKIPGIAWLDEGIERGEAVGVFTLKGELVGVGAARLSSAAIDMNNEGVAVDVHTVMIDRSLYPKAWKKQNEKESE; encoded by the coding sequence ATGATACTAAAACAAAATGCTGTTGCAGGCACGTATGGGGTTGACCCTGCTACGCGCAGCGTTAAAGAGCGTTTTGTGTCAGGCATTATTATTCTTGATAAACCAAGAGGTCCTCGGTCACAGCAGGCAATGGATTTTTTAAAGCGCGTTTTGCACGTAAAAAAAGCAGGATATTCAGGTACTCTTGACCCAAACGTGACTGGCGTGTTGCCTGTTGGATTGAATAATGCAACGCGGGTCTTGCAATTTTTGCTTCTTGCGCCAAAAGAATATGTGTGCGTGATGCGTTTGCACGCTGATGTTCCAGAAGCGCGTGTGCGCGAAGTCATGAACGATTTTTTAGGCACCATAACACAGCGCGTGCCAAAGCGGTCAGCAGTCAAGCGTCAGGTGCGCGAGCGAAGCGTGCACACCGTTGACCTTATTGAAATCAAAGGCAGAGCCGTGCTTTTTAAGACAAACGTGCAGTCTGGAACGTACATTCGTATGCTGTGCCATGATATTGGAGAAAAACTGGGGTGCGGCGCGAACATGGCTGAGCTTCGAAGAACGCGTGTTGCTGACCTTACTGAAGAGTATGCAGTAACCCTTGACCAGTTGCGTTTTGCGTATGATGCGTGGCAAGCAGGCAATGATGAGTATCTTGCAAAGGTTATTCATCCTATTGAGGTTGCAACAACGCATCTTAAAAAAATGGTGATTATTGATTCAGCAGTTGCAAGCGTGGCACATGGTGCTGCTCTTAAGATTCCCGGTATTGCTTGGCTTGATGAGGGTATTGAGCGGGGTGAGGCGGTTGGCGTGTTCACCCTTAAAGGTGAGCTTGTAGGTGTTGGTGCGGCGCGTTTGTCAAGTGCTGCAATTGACATGAATAATGAAGGAGTTGCTGTTGATGTGCACACCGTTATGATTGACCGTTCATTATATCCTAAGGCGTGGAAAAAACAAAATGAAAAGGAGTCTGAATAA
- a CDS encoding 50S ribosomal protein L34e codes for MRRAQRSRSLKRVKKRVPSGESRLSFKKELPGKIVCAECGSELHGIAREKPIRFSNLNKSARTVSRKYGGMLCSSCSRESIRKEARVMFA; via the coding sequence ATGAGACGAGCACAAAGAAGCAGAAGTCTAAAACGCGTAAAAAAGCGTGTTCCTAGCGGTGAGTCCCGGCTCTCTTTTAAAAAAGAGCTTCCTGGTAAGATTGTGTGCGCAGAATGCGGCAGTGAATTGCATGGCATTGCGCGTGAAAAACCAATTCGGTTTAGCAATTTAAACAAGTCCGCGCGCACGGTTTCAAGAAAGTATGGTGGCATGCTTTGCAGTTCGTGTTCTCGTGAATCAATTCGAAAAGAAGCAAGAGTGATGTTTGCATGA
- the secY gene encoding preprotein translocase subunit SecY, with amino-acid sequence MSWLSNLPEIKAPTGRINLNSKLMWTLAALVIYFILGSIPIYGLSPAYKSQFETLAILLAANFGSLLSLGIGPIVTASIILQLLQGAGVFKIDTSTPEGKAKFQGLQKVFGIVFIVFENALYVMSGALPSADGSPFTIMLMIVQLIVAGLVVLYLDELVSKYGVGSGISLFIAAGVSAQIFANGLSPLPDPTNPSLPTGQVWKVLALFLQGQLEAVLWPLVSIVATIVVFGLSVYLQATKVEIPLSFGRVRGHSIKWPLKFIYTSNIPVILVAALIASMQFWGLMMFNLGIPLLGSFEPSSDGQMVAASGLVKYMNPPTLRKIILAPEVSDFISFGVYLFMMSFGAMFFSILWVMIGNQDPGTVADQILSSNLQIPGFRRDKRIITRMLARYITPLTVLGGLSVGILAAVADLLGALSRGTGILLSVMIVYGMYEQISRESMEDANPLIRKLLK; translated from the coding sequence ATGAGTTGGCTTTCAAACCTGCCAGAAATCAAAGCTCCAACGGGCAGAATCAATCTTAACTCAAAGTTGATGTGGACTCTAGCGGCGCTTGTGATTTATTTTATTCTTGGTTCAATTCCTATTTACGGTTTGAGCCCTGCATATAAAAGCCAGTTTGAAACGCTTGCTATCCTGCTTGCGGCAAATTTTGGCTCGCTCCTGTCTCTTGGTATTGGGCCAATCGTGACGGCAAGCATCATCCTCCAGCTCTTGCAGGGCGCAGGCGTGTTTAAAATAGATACGTCAACGCCTGAAGGAAAAGCAAAGTTTCAGGGATTGCAAAAAGTGTTTGGCATTGTGTTTATTGTTTTTGAAAACGCGCTCTACGTGATGAGTGGCGCGCTCCCGTCTGCTGACGGCTCGCCGTTTACTATTATGCTTATGATTGTGCAGCTTATTGTTGCAGGCCTTGTCGTGCTCTACTTAGATGAGCTGGTAAGCAAGTATGGCGTGGGTTCTGGCATCAGCTTGTTTATTGCAGCAGGCGTGTCTGCCCAAATCTTTGCAAACGGTTTGAGCCCGCTTCCTGACCCCACCAACCCAAGCCTGCCAACAGGCCAAGTCTGGAAAGTGCTTGCGTTGTTCTTGCAAGGACAGCTTGAAGCCGTGCTCTGGCCTCTTGTTTCGATTGTAGCAACTATTGTTGTTTTTGGCTTGTCTGTGTATTTGCAGGCAACCAAGGTAGAGATACCGCTGAGCTTTGGAAGGGTGCGGGGCCACAGCATTAAGTGGCCGCTTAAATTCATTTACACAAGTAACATTCCAGTTATTCTTGTAGCTGCGCTTATTGCAAGCATGCAGTTTTGGGGTTTGATGATGTTTAACCTTGGTATTCCCCTTCTCGGTTCGTTCGAGCCTTCAAGTGATGGGCAAATGGTTGCAGCAAGCGGTCTTGTTAAATATATGAATCCGCCTACGCTGCGAAAAATTATTCTTGCTCCTGAAGTAAGTGATTTCATCTCATTTGGTGTGTACTTGTTTATGATGAGTTTTGGTGCCATGTTCTTTTCCATATTGTGGGTGATGATAGGAAATCAAGACCCCGGAACCGTTGCTGACCAAATCTTGTCATCTAACCTGCAAATTCCTGGCTTCAGGCGCGACAAGCGTATTATTACGCGCATGCTTGCGCGCTACATCACGCCGCTTACCGTGCTTGGGGGTTTGAGTGTGGGTATTCTTGCTGCTGTTGCAGACTTGCTTGGCGCACTCTCTCGGGGAACGGGTATTTTGCTGTCTGTTATGATTGTTTATGGCATGTACGAGCAAATCTCTCGCGAGAGTATGGAGGATGCAAACCCTCTTATAAGAAAACTGTTGAAGTGA
- a CDS encoding 50S ribosomal protein L30: MTLAIIRLRGSVNTSTDVEYALKSLNLTRVNHCSLVNDSPSLRGMLKRVRDYATYGDVHEETLKELIAKRGRKVGDKKLSAKEVDDVLKSLKEGKTLKQAGIKPLFRLRPARKGLKDTKKHYPRGDLGDRGEAINDLLKRMM; this comes from the coding sequence ATGACCCTTGCAATAATTCGTCTAAGAGGAAGCGTGAACACGAGCACGGATGTAGAATACGCGCTTAAGTCACTCAACCTCACGCGCGTTAATCACTGTTCGCTTGTAAATGATTCGCCGTCTTTGCGCGGCATGTTAAAGCGCGTTCGCGACTACGCTACGTATGGTGATGTGCATGAAGAAACTCTCAAGGAATTGATTGCAAAACGCGGACGAAAAGTCGGCGACAAAAAGCTTTCAGCAAAAGAAGTTGATGACGTGCTCAAATCCCTTAAAGAAGGAAAAACGCTCAAACAAGCAGGCATCAAACCCCTGTTTCGTCTCAGACCCGCTCGAAAAGGACTTAAAGACACGAAAAAACACTATCCTCGCGGGGACCTTGGTGATCGGGGCGAAGCTATTAATGATTTACTCAAACGAATGATGTGA
- the rpsE gene encoding 30S ribosomal protein S5, which yields MNPQPSRQRRNARPGQKRDNRQGARRPRREEMPKEEWKPKTDLGRRVKAGEFESLNDILKAGLRITEPEIVDFLVPNVQVDFINIGQSKGKFGGGKRRIYRVTQKKTAEGNKIKFTAMCVVGSPEEGFVGLGWGSSGETVPARTKAERSAKMSIIKVLKGSGSWESTVDEPHSFPFKVSGKEGSVRLTFIPAAKGTGLAVDDSSKQLLRMAGFKDAWSITSGQTQTRINLVKAAFKALKQTREMRT from the coding sequence ATGAATCCACAACCCTCACGTCAACGAAGAAACGCGCGACCCGGTCAAAAGCGGGATAATCGTCAGGGTGCGAGACGTCCTCGACGTGAAGAAATGCCAAAAGAAGAATGGAAGCCAAAGACGGATTTAGGACGACGTGTAAAGGCAGGAGAATTTGAATCACTCAATGACATTCTCAAAGCAGGTTTGCGCATTACTGAACCTGAAATCGTTGATTTTCTTGTTCCAAACGTACAAGTTGATTTTATTAATATTGGTCAGTCCAAAGGAAAATTCGGTGGGGGTAAGCGAAGAATTTATCGCGTAACCCAGAAAAAAACTGCTGAAGGAAACAAAATCAAATTCACTGCTATGTGCGTTGTTGGCAGCCCTGAAGAAGGATTTGTTGGCCTTGGATGGGGTTCATCAGGAGAAACCGTTCCTGCACGCACAAAAGCGGAGCGAAGCGCAAAAATGAGCATTATCAAAGTACTCAAAGGTTCAGGCTCATGGGAGTCAACAGTTGACGAACCGCACTCATTCCCGTTTAAAGTAAGCGGAAAAGAAGGAAGCGTTCGTCTCACATTTATTCCTGCAGCAAAAGGCACAGGTCTTGCTGTTGATGATTCATCAAAACAATTGCTTCGCATGGCTGGATTCAAGGATGCGTGGAGCATTACAAGCGGACAAACTCAAACGCGAATCAACTTAGTAAAAGCTGCATTCAAAGCGCTTAAGCAAACACGAGAGATGAGAACATGA
- a CDS encoding 50S ribosomal protein L18 has product MAKNATYAVKFRRRIEGKTNYKRRLGLLKSGMPRLVVRITNTRVIVQFVAYEHAGDKVLLTTSSDMLKSHGWKGSTKNVPAAYLTGLLAGKQSPVKQAVLDSGISHPNQRMFAVLKGVLDTGVSVAHSPDTLPSDERISGAHLQESVAKQIARVRARIESGAAKRVKKEQPVKKAAKPAKKTAQKPAKK; this is encoded by the coding sequence ATGGCAAAAAATGCAACTTACGCAGTAAAATTTCGTCGAAGAATTGAAGGCAAGACTAACTATAAAAGACGTCTTGGACTTCTCAAAAGCGGCATGCCACGATTAGTGGTAAGAATCACAAACACGCGTGTTATCGTCCAGTTTGTTGCATACGAACACGCAGGCGACAAAGTCCTTCTCACAACCAGTTCAGACATGCTAAAAAGCCATGGCTGGAAAGGTTCAACAAAAAACGTTCCTGCAGCATATCTTACCGGCTTGCTTGCAGGAAAACAATCGCCAGTAAAACAAGCAGTGCTTGACTCAGGCATAAGCCATCCAAACCAGCGCATGTTTGCTGTTCTCAAAGGCGTGCTTGATACGGGAGTAAGCGTTGCACACAGTCCTGACACGCTTCCTTCTGATGAGCGCATCAGTGGCGCGCACCTGCAGGAATCTGTTGCAAAGCAGATTGCACGCGTAAGAGCACGTATTGAGTCGGGTGCTGCAAAAAGAGTTAAAAAGGAACAACCGGTTAAAAAAGCAGCAAAGCCAGCAAAAAAAACAGCACAAAAGCCGGCAAAAAAGTGA